The following coding sequences lie in one Ostrea edulis chromosome 8, xbOstEdul1.1, whole genome shotgun sequence genomic window:
- the LOC130049065 gene encoding ATP-dependent DNA helicase RecQ-like encodes MASKFEYSLSEICKQFTIDNLKPEQKEIINALVKKEDCIAILPTGFGKSLPYQILVLFIRELKKIASELEEDLQKQVKKHFDNQTIVVCCPLISLMQDQVERLSAIPNLRVVFKGTDPAVNEQIKTGEIDIEFASPETLVGESDWRAQFQTLKVDLIVVDEFHTIATWGGDENEDERAVFRKWFRHIGELRSMFPSASLLALSATCTIKIRKRVANVLDLREESTIMITKSPNRSNIKRVISKTNNTIEEGMYWLISGMETLRHAFPKTLIYANSISDVAKLYTYVVNELPDCAEFVDMFHSETTEENKKTILNALRDNTSTKRVVFATSA; translated from the exons ATGGCGTCCAAATTTGAGTATAGTCTCTCTGAAATATGTAAACAGTTCACGATCGACAATTTGAAGCCCGAGCAGAAAGAAATTATAAATGCATTGGTGAAGAAAGAAGATTGTATTGCAATTTTGCCCACCGGCTTCGGAAAGTCATTGCCATATCAAATTTTGGTACTCTTTATCCGCGAACTGAAAAAGATTGCGAGTGAACTTGAAGAGGACCTTCAGAAACAAGTGAAGAAACACTTTGATAATCAGACAATTGTGGTTTGCTGTCCATTGATATCACTGATGCAGGACCAAGTGGAACGTCTTTCAGCTATTCCAAATCTACGTGTTGTGTTTAAAG GCACTGATCCAGCTGTAAATGAACAGATCAAGACCGGAGAAATAGATATTGAGTTTGCCTCACCTGAGACTTTGGTTGGCGAATCTGACTGGAGAGCCCAGTTTCAGACACTGAAAGTTGACTTGATAGTTGTTGATGAGTTCCACACTATAGCAACATG GGGAGGAGATGAAAATGAAGATGAGAGGGCTGTTTTCAGGAAATGGTTTCGCCATATTGGAGAATTACGATCAATGTTCCCATCAGCATCCCTACTTGCACTAAGTGCAACATGCACCATAAAAATTCGTAAACGTGTTGCCAATGTACTGGACTTGCGTGAAGAGTCGACCATTATGATAACAAAGTCTCCAAACAGAAGTAACATTAAACGTGTGATATcaaaaacaaataatacaatTGAAGAGGGAATGTACTGGCTGATCAGTGGAATGGAAACTTTAAGACATGCATTTCCCAAGACTTTAATTTATGCTAACTCTATAAGTGATGTCGCAAAACTGTATACCTATGTTGTTAATGAGTTACCTGACTGTGCCGAGTTTGTGGATATGTTTCATTCTGAAACAACTGaggaaaacaaaaaaacaattttaaatgctTTGCGTGACAATACCAGCACAAAGAGAGTAGTGTTTGCAACAAGTGCCTAG
- the LOC125663206 gene encoding tissue factor pathway inhibitor 2-like: MNLSYLTVLLVVVSVGLRLVDSADDICSLSPDAGDCKGACPRYYYDAKRGRCRRFTYGCCGGNANNFKTKSLCETVCKPKGKYSSTNSQYIYTFLPTRSVTLICFLACIAIACLIGACTIQTCPNYPDAICRAVCPCTSLWLYDGQDVTNRCHDPKPE; encoded by the exons ATGAATTTGTCATATTTGACGGTGCTGTTGGTA GTTGTATCAGTCGGGCTCCGCTTGGTGGATTCAG CTGATGATATCTGTTCCCTGTCACCCGATGCTGGTGATTGTAAAGGAGCGTGTCCACGTTATTACTACGACGCTAAGAGAGGAAGATGCCGCCGCTTTACGTATGGTTGTTGCGGAGGAAATGCaaacaatttcaaaacaaaatccCTTTGTGAAACGGTCTGCAAACCTAAAGGAAAGTATAGTTCTACTAACTCTCAatatatttacacatttttacCGACACGT tcagtaaCGTTGATCTGTTTTTTAGCTTGCATAGCCATAGCCTGTTTGATTGGTGCCTGTACGATTCAAACCTGTCCCAATTATCCTGATGCCATTTGTAG AGCTGTGTGCCCCTGTACATCTCTATGGCTGTACGATGGACAGGACGTGACTAATCGCTGCCACGACCCAAAACCAGAATAA